CGCGAGCAACTCCGCCGTGTCCACCAGCCCGATGAGACCGTGCATGGTGAGGATCAGTCGCAGGGTGCGACGACAGATGGTGACGGCTCTGAGGTCGTTGGGGATCTGGAGGGTGTAGTCCCAGGTTTCGGGCATGGGTCGTCAACTCCGTTGGCTGAGGGGGGATTTCGCGCACGGTGGCATTGCCGGCGCCGTCGTGGCGGGACGGGGCGGTGCGCTTCCGTAGCGTGTTCTCTACGTCACCGACAGTAGACCTAACAATTCATCCCGAGCAACCTGATCGCGTAATCTGGCCCCGAACGAGCCGCCTCGGCGGGAGTTGGACCAAGGAGTGAGCAGTGGTTCTGAGGCGCGAGCCAACCGCACGTCAGATGCGCCTGGCGACCGAACTGCGCAGGCTTCGTGATGCGGCCGGGCTCAGCGCGACCGAGGCGGCGGCGCGGCTCGGTGTGGGACGCGTCCAGTTGAGCCACATCGAATCCGCACTCACGGGCGTCAGTGAGCGACGACTCCGGCACCTCGCATCCCACTACGCCTGTACCGATGAGGAGTTCATCGAAGCTCTGGTCAAGATGGCCACGGAACGGACACGTGGATGGTGGGAGGAGTACCGGGATCTGCTGCCCGCGTCGTTCCTGGACCTGGCTGAGCTGGAGCATCACTCCCGGTTCCAGCACAACCTGGCCATCCTGTATGCGCCGGGTCTCCTGCAGACCGAGGCCTACGCTCGTGCCGTATACGCCACACGAATTCCCGAACTTACGGAAGAGGAGCTGGAGTTGCGTGTGCGCCACCGTATGGCGCGTCGTGCGATCCTCGAAGGCCCCTCACCGATCCGCCTCGACGCCGTTATCCATGAAGCGGCGTTCCGCATCATGGTCGGCACTCGGGCCACAGCACGAGGACAGCTCACCCACCTCCTGGAAGTGTCCGAAGCGGAACACATCGGTGTGCGGGTCGTCCCCTTCGACATGGAGGGCTTCTCCTGGGCCAGCAGCTCGATGACCTACGTGGGCGGCAGCGTGACCAGACTGGACACGGTGATCCGAGACGGCCCCACGGGTGCGCTCCACATTGATGCGGAGGACCAACTGGCCACATATCGCGCTCGCTTCCGACAGGTGAGCGCGAGGGCGCTCGACCCCGAGCAGTCGCACGAATTCATCAGGCGTCTGGCAAAGGAGCTGTGAGGCACTTCATGACCGACCCCAGCAACTGGCGAAAGTCGTCCTACTCCGGCGACGGCGACGGCGACAACTGCGTGGAGATAGCCATCACCCCCACCCACACAGCGGTCCGAGACTCCAAGGCTCCAGCGCGGGCCACCCTCACCTTCCCCGCCCCCTCCTTCACCGCGTTCATCAGTGCCCTCAAGAGGTCGACGAGGAGCGTGTAGGCCCCTCCGGACAAGGGTGGGCCTCAGCCTGGCCAGGGGTGCCGGAGCGGGCCCTTGTCAACGAGTTCCGTCGTACCGCGGCGCGTCGCCCCGCAGGCGCCCCGACGAGATGGGCCGCCAGCCGGAGCGGACGGCCCATCGGGCAGGACTTGAGGCCTGACGGCGGGCTCAGCGAATGCCGTCAGGCGCTGTCACAGGCGCGGGCCCGAACCGGCCGGAGGCCAGGTCAGGACTCGCAGCCGAGCTCCTGGTCTCCGGAGTCCGACGTGCAGCTGTCGCTGCCGTCCCCTCCCTGGGCGGAGTCTCCCGGAGCCTGATCGACGTTGTCCAGGATGTCGTTGCCCGCCCCGCCGCTCAGAAGGTCGACGCCCGGTCCCCCGACGAGGACGTCGGCGCCGCTGCCGCTCAGCAGGGTGTCCCGTCCTTCTCCGCCCGCGATGGACTGACGGCCGGTGGCGTCCTGGGCGTACACCGTGTCGTTGCCCGGTCCGGCGTCGAGCGAGGCACGCAGGCCGGTTCTCTGGGCAATGGTGTCCTGCTCGTCGCCGGCTACGACGAGGATCGTCCGGGTGCCGGCCGGGCAGGAGACGGAACCGTCACTGTTGAGCGTGCACCCCACGCCCGCGGAAGTGGACGCCCCGGTGTCGATGACGGTGACGGTGCTGCCGGACGGGTTGATGAAGATCCTGTTCCTCTCCCCGGCCGCTGCGTTGACGAAGATGAACGCGTCGTTGGCCTGTACCACCGTCGCGCTCGCCTGCACCGCCCCCGTCGCGGCAGACGCCGGGCCGGTGGGTACCAGCAGCGCGGCACCCGCCGCTGCCACCGCTGCCGCCTGTAATCCCCTGCGGGTTGACTTGGCCATGCTGCTCCTGTCGTTGGACATGCTCGTGCCGACCGCTGGTCGAAGCGGCGGCGCATGGGTTCAGCGTCCGCGCCAGACGGTGAAGGGACATGGGGGACGAGCCCCCAGTTATGCTCCGGGGCCACCGTGTACCCGGTATCTGCCGGGGCGTGGCCGGAGTGCGGCCACGGCGCGGAGTTGCCGAAGGGCGATCCTCGGTGTCAGATTCCGGCGGTACCGTCGGATCATGGCTCAACAGGCGGGGAACCCCCCGGGCGAACGACAGCTCGCCGTACTCGAAGGCGTCCTGGAACGCATCACGTACGCCAACGAGGACAACGGCTACACGGTCGCGCGCGTGGACACCGGCCGGGGCGGCGGCGATCTGCTCACGGTCGTCGGCGCGCTGCTCGGCGCCCAGGTCGGCGAATCCCTCCGCATGGAGGGCCGTTGGGGCTCCCACCCGCAGTACGGCAAGCAGTTCACCGTCGAGAACTACACGACCGTCCTCCCGGCCACCGTCCAGGGCATCCGCCGCTACCTCGGCTCCGGCCTGGTCAAGGGCATCGGCCCGATCTTCGCCGACCGCATCACCCAGCACTTCGGCCTGGACACCCTCCAGATCATCGAGGAGGAGCCGAAGCGCCTCATCGAGGTCCCCGGCCTCGGCCCCAAACGCACCAAGAAGATCGCCGACGCCTGGGAGGAACAGAAGGCGATCAAGGAGGTCATGCTCTTCCTCCAGACGGTCGAGGTGTCCACGTCCATCGCCGTGCGCATCTACAAGAAGTACGGCGACGCCTCGATCGGGGTCGTGAAGAACCAGCCGTACCGCCTCGCCTCCGACGTCTGGGGCATCGGCTTCCTCACCGCCGACAAGATCGCCCAGTCCGTCGGCATCCCCCACGACAGCCCGGAGCGCGTCAAGGCGGGCCTGCAGTACGCCCTTTCGCAGGCCACCGACCAGGGCAACTGCTATCTCCCGGAGGAGCGCCTGATCGCCGACGCGGTCAAGCTCCTCCAGGTCGACACGGGCCTGGTCATCGAGTGCCTGGCCGAACTCGCCCTGCCGGACGAGGAATCGGGCGACCCCGGCGTCGTACGCGAGAAGGTCCCCGGCCCCGACCCCGGCTCGGAGCCGGTCACCGCCATCTACCTCGTCCCCTTCCACCGCGCCGAACTCTCCCTCTCCGCCCAGCTGTTGCGCCTCCTGCGCACGGACCAGGACCGTATGCCCGGCTTCCACGACGTGGCCTGGGACAAGGCGCTGGCCTGGCTGAAGGGGCGTACGGGCACGGAGCTGGCCCCGGAGCAGGAGGCTGCCGTACGCCTCGCGCTGACGAAGAAGGTGGCCGTGCTCACCGGCGGTCCCGGCTGCGGCAAGTCCTTCACGGTCCGTTCGATCGTCGAACTGGCCCGCGCCAAGAAGGCGAAGGTCGTCCTGGCCGCCCCCACCGGCCGGGCCGCCAAGCGCCTCGCCGAGCTGACCGGCGCCGAGGCCTCCACCGTCCACCGCCTGCTGGAGCTGAAGCCCGGCGGCGACGCGGCGTACGACAAGGACCGCCCGCTGGACGCCGATCTGGTGGTCGTCGACGAGGCCT
The DNA window shown above is from Streptomyces akebiae and carries:
- a CDS encoding helix-turn-helix domain-containing protein, encoding MVLRREPTARQMRLATELRRLRDAAGLSATEAAARLGVGRVQLSHIESALTGVSERRLRHLASHYACTDEEFIEALVKMATERTRGWWEEYRDLLPASFLDLAELEHHSRFQHNLAILYAPGLLQTEAYARAVYATRIPELTEEELELRVRHRMARRAILEGPSPIRLDAVIHEAAFRIMVGTRATARGQLTHLLEVSEAEHIGVRVVPFDMEGFSWASSSMTYVGGSVTRLDTVIRDGPTGALHIDAEDQLATYRARFRQVSARALDPEQSHEFIRRLAKEL
- a CDS encoding DUF397 domain-containing protein, translated to MTDPSNWRKSSYSGDGDGDNCVEIAITPTHTAVRDSKAPARATLTFPAPSFTAFISALKRSTRSV
- a CDS encoding calcium-binding protein encodes the protein MAKSTRRGLQAAAVAAAGAALLVPTGPASAATGAVQASATVVQANDAFIFVNAAAGERNRIFINPSGSTVTVIDTGASTSAGVGCTLNSDGSVSCPAGTRTILVVAGDEQDTIAQRTGLRASLDAGPGNDTVYAQDATGRQSIAGGEGRDTLLSGSGADVLVGGPGVDLLSGGAGNDILDNVDQAPGDSAQGGDGSDSCTSDSGDQELGCES
- the recD2 gene encoding SF1B family DNA helicase RecD2; the protein is MAQQAGNPPGERQLAVLEGVLERITYANEDNGYTVARVDTGRGGGDLLTVVGALLGAQVGESLRMEGRWGSHPQYGKQFTVENYTTVLPATVQGIRRYLGSGLVKGIGPIFADRITQHFGLDTLQIIEEEPKRLIEVPGLGPKRTKKIADAWEEQKAIKEVMLFLQTVEVSTSIAVRIYKKYGDASIGVVKNQPYRLASDVWGIGFLTADKIAQSVGIPHDSPERVKAGLQYALSQATDQGNCYLPEERLIADAVKLLQVDTGLVIECLAELALPDEESGDPGVVREKVPGPDPGSEPVTAIYLVPFHRAELSLSAQLLRLLRTDQDRMPGFHDVAWDKALAWLKGRTGTELAPEQEAAVRLALTKKVAVLTGGPGCGKSFTVRSIVELARAKKAKVVLAAPTGRAAKRLAELTGAEASTVHRLLELKPGGDAAYDKDRPLDADLVVVDEASMLDLLLANKLVKAVPPGAHLLFVGDVDQLPSVGAGEVLRDLLADGSPVPAVRLTKVFRQAQQSGVVTNAHRINSGQHPVTDGMKDFFLFVEDDTEEAGRLTVDVAARRIPARFGLDPRRDVQVLAPMHRGPAGAGNLNGLLQQAITPARPDLAEKRFGGRVFRVGDKVTQIRNNYEKGENGVFNGTVGVVTALDPVDQRLTVLTDEDEEVAYEFDELDELAHAYAVTIHRSQGSEYPAVVIPVTTGAWMMLQRNLLYTAVTRAKKLVVLVGSRKAIGQAVRTVSAGRRCTALDFRLAPRSL